Proteins encoded by one window of Paroedura picta isolate Pp20150507F chromosome 11, Ppicta_v3.0, whole genome shotgun sequence:
- the LOC143821138 gene encoding vasoactive intestinal polypeptide receptor 1-like: MLLTFCGLLLAPVASIHPECKIFQQVLKDEAECLERKHALAPDFEGCAGVWDGLNCWPPATFGEVVTISCPAFFEEITNVQGFLHRNCTPGNYWSEPFPPYSVACGFEESLMKGPEDQKSYYSVFWYIYTTGYATSLASLFTALLIFTFFRKFHCTRNYIHMHLFASFILRAAAVFTKDAILFSDDSLDHCLTSTVLCKAAMAFFQLSILANFFWLLVEGLYLQTLLILTFVSDKRYAWKFVLIGWGAPVALTLAWILARLYKQNTGCWDDEEESSAVLWIIKGPILLAVLVNFMIFLNVIRILVQKLKSSEARGRHPRNFVRLAKSTLLLIPLFGVHYVVFAFFPEGTGMDARLYIELGLGSFQGFFVALLYCFLNGEVQAEFKKFLRKWRYQRYLRFSRKHRRISGDNSPVNYFTQLSLLDRISPQKSNCPNSSSF, translated from the exons GTGGCCTCCATCCATCCCGAATGCAAGATTTTCCAGCAGGTCCTGAAAGACGAGGCTGAGTGTTTGGAAAGGAAACATGCGCTCGCCCCAGATTTTGAAG GGTGCGCTGGGGTTTGGGACGGCCTGAACTGCTGGCCACCGGCCACCTTCGGAGAGGTCGTGACCATCTCATGTCCAGCATTCTTCGAAGAAATCACCAATGTCCAAG GGTTCCTGCACAGAAACTGTACACCGGGCAATTACTGGTCTGAGCCATTTCCACCATACTCTGTGGCCTGTGGATTTGAAGAAAGTTTAATGAAAGGGCCAGAAGATCAG AAATCGTACTACTCTGTGTTCTGGTACATCTACACCACCGGCTATGCCACATCTCTGGCTTCACTCTTTACGGCCCTTCTCATCTTTACCTTCTTTCG aAAATTCCACTGCACCCGGAATTACATCCACATGCATTTGTTTGCCTCGTTTATCCTGAGAGCTGCAGCTGTTTTCACCAAAGACGCCATCTTGTTCTCGGACGACAGCCTGGACCACTGCTTGACATCAACG GTCCTCTGCAAAGCTGCCATGGCTTTCTTCCAGCTCAGCATTTTGGCCAATTTCTTTTGGCTGCTGGTCGAAGGCCTTTATCTGCAGACCCTGCTGATCCTGACCTTTGTGTCCGACAAGCGCTACGCCTGGAAGTTCGTCCTGATCGGGTGGG GCGCTCCTGTGGCTCTCACGCTGGCATGGATTCTGGCCAGACTTTACAAGCAGAACACCGG atGCTGGGATGACGAGGAGGAGAGCTCGGCCGTGCTGTGGATCATCAAGGGACCCATCCTCTTAGCGGTCTTG GTGAACTTCATGATTTTCCTGAACGTTATACGAATTTTGGTGCAGAAATTAAAATCTTCAGAGGCCAGAGGAAGACACCCAAGAAATTTTGT GAGACTGGCCAAATCCACCCTGCTTCTCATTCCTCTCTTTGGAGTACACTATGTTGTCTTTGCTTTCTTCCCTGAGGGTACCGGGATGGACGCCAGACTGTACATCGAGCTGGGCTTGGGCTCTTTTCAG GGcttttttgttgcccttctctacTGTTTCCTGAATGGAGAG GTCCAGGCTGAGTTCAAGAAATTCCTGCGCAAATGGCGCTACCAACGTTACCTGCGTTTCTCGCGAAAGCATCGGAGAATCTCTGGGGACAACAGTCCGGTCAATTATTTCACGCAGCTCTCCCTGCTGGACAGGATCAGCCCCCAAAAGAGCAACTGCCCGAATAGCTCCTCCTTCTGA